The following coding sequences are from one Malaciobacter pacificus window:
- a CDS encoding TolC family protein, with the protein MKKLLLFLTVTVSLFASENKITLNDAIKIALENNKQAKISKIALEIAQVQYEQALSANYPAINAMVVGQRKKEDLIYQQRGDINLPADTVKALTMANLLTSINPYTSSLYTLDQAQGVISALPSSAFENQTLSIDTDTTAYGRDTVRGNLSILYPLFTGGKISSVIEQAKLNKMLNSNKVTRANEDVVFDVKKYFYGYVLTT; encoded by the coding sequence ATGAAAAAATTATTATTATTTCTAACAGTAACGGTTTCTTTATTTGCAAGTGAAAATAAAATAACTTTAAATGATGCTATAAAAATTGCTTTAGAGAATAATAAGCAAGCTAAAATTTCTAAAATTGCTCTAGAAATTGCTCAAGTTCAATATGAACAAGCTTTAAGTGCAAATTATCCAGCTATAAATGCAATGGTTGTAGGACAGAGAAAAAAAGAGGATTTAATTTATCAACAAAGAGGTGATATTAATTTACCTGCAGATACAGTAAAAGCTCTAACTATGGCAAATTTATTAACTTCAATTAATCCATATACTAGTAGTTTATACACTTTGGATCAAGCACAAGGGGTAATTTCAGCTTTACCAAGTTCAGCTTTTGAAAACCAGACTTTATCAATTGATACTGATACAACAGCATATGGTAGAGATACAGTTAGAGGTAATTTAAGTATTTTATATCCTTTGTTTACTGGTGGAAAAATATCATCTGTAATTGAACAAGCAAAACTAAATAAAATGTTAAATTCAAATAAAGTTACAAGAGCTAATGAAGATGTAGTATTTGATGTAAAAAAATATTTTTATGGATATGTATTAACAACTTAA
- a CDS encoding TolC family protein encodes MEFISQLTKDFYEGGLNLNIKKTDYLSVQITVTLIESIVAKLEQNRELVKSALVNSMGLSWDSEITPVYTDKDILPQNYALSELIKEAYKSNTDVRNMDLALKIKDAQIKEAQSGHYPTVALMGEVSHTYNSYKYGYLSKDQEDQWSVGFAVDIPLFDGFRTTNLVKEKKIDKKRMYLLQDMLKEGIALQIKNELTKASIGFKQIQTLKKSKKLAKENRELNIKGYQIGAIDPEDVIQTQYIEAYVKADYLKYVHDYLLSLATIDKLIGQELK; translated from the coding sequence ATGGAGTTTATTTCACAACTAACAAAAGATTTTTATGAGGGTGGATTAAATTTAAATATTAAAAAAACTGATTATTTATCAGTTCAAATTACAGTAACTTTAATTGAGTCAATTGTTGCAAAGTTAGAACAAAATAGAGAATTAGTAAAATCAGCTCTTGTAAACAGTATGGGATTATCATGGGATAGTGAAATTACACCAGTTTATACAGATAAAGATATTTTACCTCAAAATTATGCTTTAAGTGAACTAATTAAAGAGGCATATAAATCAAATACTGATGTTAGAAATATGGATTTAGCTCTTAAAATAAAAGACGCACAAATAAAAGAAGCTCAATCAGGTCATTATCCTACTGTCGCTCTTATGGGAGAAGTTTCACATACATATAATTCTTACAAATATGGTTACTTAAGTAAGGATCAAGAAGATCAATGGAGTGTTGGTTTTGCAGTTGATATCCCTTTATTTGATGGATTTAGAACAACAAATCTAGTTAAAGAAAAAAAGATAGATAAAAAAAGAATGTATTTACTTCAAGATATGTTAAAAGAGGGAATTGCACTTCAAATTAAAAATGAGTTAACTAAAGCATCAATTGGATTCAAACAAATCCAAACTTTAAAGAAAAGTAAGAAGTTAGCAAAAGAGAATAGAGAATTAAATATAAAAGGTTATCAAATTGGAGCAATTGACCCTGAAGATGTTATTCAAACACAGTATATTGAAGCTTATGTAAAAGCTGATTATTTAAAATATGTTCATGATTACTTACTATCTTTAGCAACTATTGATAAATTAATTGGGCAAGAGCTTAAATAG
- a CDS encoding COG3400 family protein — protein sequence MKKILIILDGIVAKKLMHRIVEANTGDNNYDVIYMSDLILPVQKPSNFTFYKLDPTSKSKLAMVLDKNIHTEVLMALNSKDEMLNVIKIIREHKQNLQMTVLDYWGIKVNDPHVNIYRGIEVLANGMVEKLPNVPVVAQNIGLKQGEIMEIRVPFGSSYAYRYVGSIEQKDWKIFGLYRNQKMITIKPSLVLKPNDVILVIGKPKVLMQVYNAIGKTQGQFPMPFGSNVYLYLDLYLEDEKSVKKALEEAKFLNQKLKNQKLIVKITRPTTVGIMNYIKEELKYFITITLQIDYANKGFSKIIREDARRHDIGMIMLTSKMFKDKEMAKNVLALKIPVFKIGKEKLKSVKSTVVVLNDTKSYEQISPVVFDFASQIKTKTKVYDLDPIGEEEDKTNLLNHFENLSKIFDERLEIISSNENPIRELKKQKHMLQVLPLKEEMFNKRFSFKFLYTNSDFISFDMNKYNQLLVPVAQED from the coding sequence ATGAAAAAGATATTAATTATTTTAGATGGAATTGTTGCAAAGAAGCTTATGCACAGAATTGTGGAGGCTAATACAGGTGATAATAATTACGATGTAATTTACATGAGTGATTTAATATTACCTGTACAAAAGCCTTCAAACTTTACTTTTTACAAACTTGACCCAACTTCAAAATCTAAACTAGCAATGGTGCTAGATAAAAATATTCATACTGAAGTTTTAATGGCACTTAACTCTAAAGATGAGATGTTAAACGTTATTAAAATTATTAGAGAACATAAACAAAATTTACAAATGACAGTACTTGATTATTGGGGAATCAAGGTAAATGACCCACATGTAAATATTTATAGAGGTATTGAAGTTTTAGCAAATGGTATGGTAGAAAAACTTCCAAATGTTCCTGTAGTAGCTCAAAATATTGGTTTAAAACAGGGTGAAATTATGGAAATTAGAGTTCCATTTGGAAGTTCATATGCATACAGATACGTTGGTTCAATTGAACAAAAAGATTGGAAAATATTTGGACTTTATAGAAATCAAAAAATGATTACTATAAAACCATCACTAGTTTTAAAACCAAATGATGTAATTTTAGTAATTGGAAAACCAAAAGTTTTAATGCAAGTTTATAATGCTATTGGAAAAACACAAGGTCAATTTCCTATGCCATTTGGTAGTAATGTTTACTTGTATTTAGATTTATATTTAGAAGATGAAAAGAGTGTAAAAAAAGCACTTGAAGAAGCAAAATTTTTAAATCAAAAATTAAAAAACCAAAAATTAATTGTCAAAATTACTAGACCTACAACTGTTGGTATAATGAATTATATAAAAGAGGAACTAAAATATTTTATTACCATAACCCTGCAAATAGATTATGCAAATAAAGGTTTTAGTAAGATTATTAGAGAAGATGCTAGAAGACATGATATTGGAATGATAATGTTAACTTCTAAAATGTTTAAAGATAAAGAAATGGCAAAAAATGTATTAGCTTTAAAAATTCCTGTTTTTAAAATAGGTAAAGAGAAATTAAAATCTGTTAAAAGTACAGTTGTAGTACTAAATGATACGAAATCCTATGAACAAATTTCTCCTGTAGTATTTGATTTTGCCAGTCAAATTAAAACAAAAACTAAAGTTTATGATTTAGACCCTATTGGTGAAGAAGAGGATAAAACAAATCTTTTAAATCACTTTGAAAACTTATCAAAGATTTTTGATGAGAGGTTAGAGATTATTTCAAGTAATGAAAATCCTATTAGAGAATTAAAAAAACAAAAACATATGTTACAAGTACTACCATTAAAAGAGGAGATGTTTAATAAAAGATTCTCTTTTAAATTTTTATATACAAATAGTGATTTTATCTCATTTGATATGAATAAATATAATCAACTATTAGTACCAGTTGCCCAAGAAGATTAA
- a CDS encoding succinyldiaminopimelate transaminase: MNFEKYPFEKLNELLADITPNENYALSALTIGEPKFETPKFIQDELQNSTALLQKYPASAGEPELKQSMINFIKTRFGVELNMSQLIPTFGTREVLFNFPQFVLFDKQNPVMAYTNPFYQIYEGAAIASRAEVIHIDLVKENDFKASLSDEELKRCDLVILNYPNNPTSAEMTKSELGEWVKKALEFDFILVNDECYSEIYFDEKDKPASLLEASIEVGNNEFKNVIVMNSISKRSSAPGLRCGIIAGDENILKEYMKYRTYVGCASPVPLQKAATVAWNDEAHVEGFRKIYRKNFELAREILGIEPPKATFYIWLEVGDELEFTKNLFKEKHIKVLPGSFLGRNGIGKGYVRIALVENETKTKEVLQRLKDFIDGK, translated from the coding sequence ATGAATTTTGAAAAATACCCATTTGAAAAATTAAATGAACTATTAGCTGATATTACTCCAAATGAAAACTACGCATTATCAGCATTAACTATTGGTGAACCAAAATTTGAAACACCAAAGTTTATTCAAGATGAGTTACAAAACTCAACTGCTTTATTACAGAAATATCCAGCAAGTGCAGGTGAACCTGAATTAAAACAATCTATGATTAATTTTATTAAGACTAGGTTTGGAGTCGAGTTAAATATGTCTCAATTAATTCCAACATTTGGAACAAGAGAAGTATTATTTAACTTTCCACAGTTTGTCTTATTTGATAAACAAAATCCAGTTATGGCATATACAAATCCATTTTATCAAATCTATGAAGGTGCAGCAATTGCTTCAAGAGCTGAGGTTATTCATATTGACTTAGTAAAAGAGAATGACTTTAAAGCAAGTTTAAGTGATGAAGAGTTAAAAAGATGTGATTTAGTGATTTTAAACTATCCAAATAATCCAACTTCTGCTGAGATGACAAAGTCAGAACTTGGTGAGTGGGTTAAAAAGGCACTTGAGTTTGATTTTATTTTAGTAAATGATGAGTGTTACTCTGAAATATATTTTGATGAAAAAGATAAGCCAGCATCTCTTTTAGAAGCTTCTATTGAAGTAGGAAACAATGAGTTTAAAAATGTAATCGTTATGAACTCAATTTCAAAAAGAAGTTCTGCCCCAGGTCTTAGATGTGGAATTATTGCAGGTGATGAAAATATTTTAAAAGAGTATATGAAGTATAGAACTTATGTTGGATGTGCTTCACCTGTTCCTTTACAAAAAGCTGCAACTGTTGCTTGGAATGATGAAGCTCACGTTGAAGGTTTTAGAAAAATTTATAGAAAAAACTTTGAACTAGCTCGTGAGATTTTAGGAATTGAACCACCAAAGGCAACTTTTTATATTTGGTTAGAAGTTGGTGATGAGTTAGAGTTTACTAAAAATCTATTCAAAGAAAAACATATTAAGGTATTGCCAGGAAGTTTCTTAGGAAGAAATGGAATTGGAAAAGGATATGTAAGAATTGCATTAGTTGAAAATGAAACAAAAACAAAAGAAGTATTACAAAGATTAAAGGATTTTATTGATGGAAAGTGA
- a CDS encoding transposase, producing MQIESKIIGIINDKLKNPIYETLRLLNMKTILTKSNFSKKEGVAVHMVVLHFVYMLVMNKKISTFMDQSNDSFKKDVYYRLLSNTSYNWRKLLSLSSLKILSLLHKVQDSKLVRVLILDDTVEDKVGKNIEGSCDNLWSNKAKRKIRGVNVVSLNYSDGYSNFMLDFAIAMNSYARVKIEEFTNIIDHRTNAHKRRLESLKGKSQIAIEMIKRAVASGIYADYLLVDSWYSKPVFIETMNELGLQVISRMVNNDRIWNFTGEKKTLDGIYNKFKKLKSIKMGQYGKKIKFEYFSTIVEHKKAGKLKIVFIKTKENLIPIVSTNLILSDEEIIDIYKRRWDIEQGYKELREHFGFGKEENRIYEALIARITLSFFTYNVVSYINRISNEPKTIGGLFKDLECELHTLAIAMQAFLAILDEIAKIEEVVNRNEDFTAIIDLLRDVTGKLLGFRCES from the coding sequence ATGCAGATAGAATCCAAGATCATCGGTATTATAAACGATAAGTTAAAAAATCCAATCTATGAAACATTACGTTTGTTAAATATGAAAACTATTTTAACCAAGAGCAATTTTTCTAAAAAAGAGGGAGTTGCTGTTCATATGGTTGTATTACATTTTGTATATATGCTGGTTATGAATAAAAAAATATCAACCTTTATGGATCAAAGTAATGATAGTTTCAAAAAAGATGTATATTATCGATTACTTTCCAATACTTCTTATAATTGGAGAAAACTATTATCTCTTAGTTCTTTAAAGATCTTATCACTACTTCATAAAGTGCAAGATTCAAAGCTAGTAAGAGTTCTTATACTTGATGATACTGTTGAAGATAAAGTTGGTAAAAATATAGAGGGAAGTTGTGACAACCTTTGGAGCAATAAAGCAAAGAGAAAAATCAGAGGTGTAAATGTTGTATCACTAAACTATAGTGATGGTTATTCAAATTTTATGTTGGACTTTGCAATTGCTATGAACAGTTATGCAAGGGTAAAGATAGAAGAGTTTACAAATATTATTGATCATCGAACCAATGCACATAAGCGAAGATTGGAAAGCTTAAAAGGGAAATCACAAATTGCTATAGAGATGATTAAAAGAGCAGTAGCTAGTGGTATATATGCAGATTATCTGCTTGTAGATAGCTGGTATTCTAAACCTGTATTTATAGAAACTATGAATGAACTTGGATTGCAAGTCATTTCAAGAATGGTAAACAATGACAGGATATGGAATTTTACAGGAGAGAAAAAGACCCTTGATGGCATCTATAACAAATTTAAAAAGCTTAAATCTATCAAGATGGGTCAATATGGCAAAAAGATAAAGTTTGAGTATTTTTCAACCATAGTTGAACATAAAAAAGCTGGTAAATTAAAAATTGTTTTTATAAAAACAAAAGAGAATTTAATACCAATCGTATCAACCAATCTTATACTTAGTGATGAAGAGATTATAGATATTTATAAAAGACGATGGGATATAGAACAAGGGTATAAAGAACTTCGTGAACACTTTGGATTCGGAAAAGAAGAGAATCGAATCTATGAAGCTTTGATAGCCAGAATTACACTATCTTTTTTTACATACAATGTTGTTAGCTATATAAATCGTATCAGCAATGAACCTAAAACAATTGGTGGATTGTTTAAAGATTTAGAATGTGAACTTCATACTCTAGCAATAGCTATGCAAGCATTTTTAGCTATTTTAGATGAGATTGCAAAAATTGAAGAAGTTGTCAATAGAAATGAGGATTTTACAGCTATCATTGATCTATTAAGAGATGTGACTGGAAAATTGCTTGGTTTTAGGTGCGAAAGTTAA
- the lpdA gene encoding dihydrolipoyl dehydrogenase, with protein sequence MGKIVDIIIPDLGADKDVDLIEVMVEVGDSVEEEDGLITLETEKASMDVPTTHSGVVKEILVKVGDKMNSGDLIARVEVEEEGVSEPVKQTKTEAPAAPVVPKEVNVSSDASEVKGQVLVIGAGPGGYSAAFRCADLGLDTVLVERHPTLGGVCLNVGCIPSKALLHVAKVIEEAEHINHAGIKFAKPEIDLPGVAAYKSGVVKKLTDGLAGMAKMRNVKVIQGVANFIDDKSVLVDGADGKQTKVSFDNCIIAAGSQSSKMSFIPHEDPRIWDSTNALEVKEVPKKMLIMGGGIIGLEMGTVYQKLGSEVDVVIRGPQVMTGTDKDIVKVYTKANEKRFNFMFKTQTQAIIPKEDGIYVEFKGDNAPEPQTYDAVLVAMGRTPNGLKIGLENTGVEVDEKGFISVDNQMRTKVPHIFAIGDIIGGPMLAHKAVHEGHVAAEVIAGHKVFFEPKQIPGIAYTFPEIATAGLSEIEAKEKGINYEVSTFPWAASGRALAADVAGAGMTKLIFDKDTHQLIGGAIVGDNAGELLGEISLALEMDCDAEDIGLTIHAHPTLHESVGMCAEIFHGSITDLPNPKAVKKK encoded by the coding sequence ATGGGTAAAATTGTAGATATAATTATTCCTGATTTAGGTGCAGATAAAGATGTTGACTTAATTGAGGTTATGGTTGAAGTTGGAGATTCTGTTGAAGAAGAAGATGGTTTAATCACACTTGAAACTGAAAAAGCTTCAATGGATGTTCCTACAACTCATAGTGGAGTTGTAAAAGAAATCTTAGTAAAAGTTGGAGATAAAATGAATTCTGGTGATTTAATTGCTAGAGTTGAAGTTGAAGAAGAGGGTGTTTCTGAACCAGTTAAACAAACTAAAACTGAAGCTCCAGCTGCTCCAGTAGTACCAAAAGAAGTAAATGTTTCTTCTGATGCTTCTGAAGTAAAAGGTCAAGTATTAGTTATTGGAGCAGGACCTGGTGGTTATTCTGCTGCATTTAGATGTGCTGACTTAGGACTAGATACTGTACTAGTTGAGCGACACCCAACTTTAGGTGGAGTTTGTCTAAATGTTGGATGTATTCCTTCAAAAGCACTTTTACACGTTGCAAAAGTTATTGAAGAAGCAGAGCATATCAATCATGCAGGTATCAAGTTTGCTAAGCCAGAAATTGATTTACCAGGAGTTGCAGCTTATAAATCAGGAGTTGTAAAAAAACTTACTGATGGATTAGCTGGTATGGCTAAAATGAGAAATGTAAAAGTTATCCAAGGTGTTGCAAACTTTATTGATGATAAATCAGTATTAGTTGATGGAGCAGATGGAAAACAAACAAAAGTTTCTTTTGATAATTGTATTATCGCTGCTGGTTCTCAGTCTTCTAAAATGTCATTTATCCCTCATGAAGATCCAAGAATTTGGGATTCAACTAATGCTTTAGAAGTAAAAGAAGTTCCTAAAAAAATGCTTATTATGGGTGGTGGTATTATTGGACTTGAAATGGGTACAGTTTACCAAAAATTAGGAAGTGAAGTTGATGTTGTAATTAGAGGTCCTCAAGTTATGACTGGAACTGATAAAGATATTGTAAAAGTTTATACTAAAGCAAATGAGAAAAGATTTAACTTTATGTTTAAAACTCAAACTCAAGCTATCATTCCAAAAGAAGATGGAATTTATGTTGAGTTTAAAGGTGATAATGCACCAGAACCTCAAACTTATGATGCAGTTTTAGTAGCAATGGGCAGAACTCCTAATGGACTAAAAATTGGATTAGAAAATACTGGTGTTGAAGTTGATGAAAAAGGATTTATCTCAGTTGATAATCAAATGAGAACAAAAGTTCCTCATATCTTTGCAATTGGAGATATTATTGGTGGACCAATGTTAGCTCATAAAGCAGTTCATGAAGGACATGTGGCAGCTGAAGTTATTGCAGGTCATAAAGTATTCTTTGAGCCTAAACAAATTCCAGGAATTGCATATACATTCCCTGAAATTGCAACTGCAGGTTTAAGTGAAATAGAAGCAAAAGAGAAAGGTATTAATTATGAAGTATCTACTTTCCCTTGGGCAGCTTCAGGTAGAGCATTAGCAGCTGATGTTGCAGGTGCAGGTATGACAAAACTTATCTTTGATAAAGATACTCACCAGTTAATTGGTGGAGCTATTGTTGGAGATAATGCAGGGGAATTACTAGGTGAGATTTCACTAGCACTTGAAATGGATTGTGATGCAGAAGATATTGGATTAACAATTCACGCTCACCCAACACTACATGAATCAGTTGGTATGTGTGCAGAGATTTTCCATGGAAGTATTACAGACCTTCCAAATCCAAAAGCTGTAAAGAAAAAATAA
- the tgt gene encoding tRNA guanosine(34) transglycosylase Tgt — protein sequence MEFKLDATSNGARACTIKTAHSTITTPVFMPVGTQATVKALDANDMLSMGAKIILGNTYHLYLRPGSKLIKKFGGLHGFSKFPNSFLTDSGGFQAFSLSDNSKPDENGIMFKSHIDGSKHYFTPQSVLDTQYDLGSDIMMILDDLVALPNTSERIQKSIERTTKWAKEAIEYHKSQQEKGIGVNQNIFAIIQGGTDKEFRKMSAEQLCALEDYDGFAIGGLSVGEPNQDMYDTVEWTTQFMPKDKPRYLMGVGTPEDLIENIERGVDMFDCVMPTRNARNGTLFTSFGRMNIKGAKFKEDEKPIDEECDCYTCQNFTRAYLNHLYRAGEMTYYRLGSMHNIHYYLNLMKQAREAILADNWVEFKKEFYEKRSQK from the coding sequence ATGGAATTTAAATTAGACGCAACTTCAAATGGTGCAAGAGCATGTACAATTAAAACAGCTCATAGTACTATTACAACTCCTGTATTTATGCCAGTTGGCACACAAGCAACTGTAAAAGCACTTGATGCAAATGATATGCTAAGCATGGGAGCTAAAATAATCTTAGGAAATACTTACCACTTATATTTAAGACCCGGTAGCAAACTAATTAAAAAGTTTGGTGGACTTCATGGTTTTTCAAAGTTTCCAAACTCATTTTTAACTGATAGTGGAGGTTTTCAAGCATTTTCACTAAGTGACAATAGTAAACCTGATGAAAATGGAATTATGTTTAAATCTCACATTGATGGGAGTAAGCACTACTTTACACCTCAAAGTGTTCTTGATACACAGTATGACTTAGGTAGTGATATTATGATGATTTTAGATGATTTAGTAGCTTTACCAAATACTAGTGAGCGAATTCAAAAGTCAATTGAAAGAACTACAAAGTGGGCAAAAGAAGCAATTGAATATCATAAATCTCAACAAGAAAAAGGTATTGGAGTAAATCAAAATATCTTTGCAATTATCCAAGGTGGAACAGATAAAGAGTTTAGAAAGATGAGTGCTGAACAATTATGTGCACTAGAAGATTATGATGGTTTTGCAATTGGTGGGCTAAGTGTTGGTGAACCAAACCAAGATATGTATGATACAGTTGAATGGACAACACAATTTATGCCAAAAGACAAACCAAGATACTTAATGGGTGTTGGAACACCTGAAGACTTAATTGAAAATATTGAACGTGGTGTTGATATGTTTGATTGCGTAATGCCAACTAGAAATGCTAGAAATGGAACACTTTTTACAAGCTTTGGTAGGATGAATATCAAAGGTGCAAAATTTAAAGAGGATGAAAAACCAATTGATGAAGAGTGTGATTGTTATACTTGTCAAAACTTCACAAGAGCATATTTAAATCATCTTTATAGAGCTGGTGAAATGACATATTATAGATTAGGTTCTATGCATAATATTCACTACTATTTAAATCTTATGAAACAAGCAAGAGAGGCAATACTTGCAGATAATTGGGTTGAGTTTAAAAAAGAGTTTTACGAAAAAAGAAGTCAAAAATAA
- the murC gene encoding UDP-N-acetylmuramate--L-alanine ligase translates to MKVHFIGIGGIGLSALARFLNNDGHSISGSDMKSSPITKELEIEGIKVSCPQEAKNISEDFDLVIYSAAVTDENPELIEARLKQIRTLSRKEALPIVLGDKKNYCVAGAHGKSTTTAILASILQSSALIGAISKDFGSNFRYVNDLVAFEADESDASFLLSNPYCAIVTNAEPEHMEYYQYDYDKFYESYERFIGLAKKRVLNGEDKDIKKLNIDTENATFLYPSVDIKNLSYTLKDKEPCTRFDLKDLGTFEVWGFGYHIAVDASLAILAALNELDIETIRKNLLKYKGIKKRFDIVQANDKFVVIDDYAHHPTEIDATMKSIELYDNLTNLDNRIVLWQPHKYSRTHDNLEGFKKCFRRCDELIILPIWTIPGEQKLEIDFEKEFAAYNPIFADRISSTKGRIDLIKDEKIIKSYDTGIFLGVGAGDITYQLRH, encoded by the coding sequence TTGAAAGTACATTTTATAGGAATTGGTGGAATTGGTCTTTCTGCCTTAGCAAGATTTTTAAATAATGATGGTCATAGTATTAGTGGTTCTGATATGAAAAGCTCACCTATTACAAAAGAGCTAGAAATTGAGGGTATCAAAGTATCTTGTCCTCAAGAGGCTAAAAATATAAGTGAGGATTTTGATTTAGTTATCTATTCTGCTGCTGTTACAGATGAGAATCCAGAGTTAATTGAGGCTAGATTAAAACAAATTAGAACTCTTTCAAGAAAAGAGGCTTTACCAATCGTATTAGGTGACAAGAAAAATTATTGTGTAGCGGGAGCTCATGGTAAATCTACAACAACAGCAATTTTAGCTTCAATCTTACAAAGTAGTGCATTAATTGGGGCTATTTCAAAAGATTTTGGCTCAAACTTTAGATATGTTAATGATTTAGTTGCTTTTGAAGCAGATGAGTCTGATGCTTCTTTTTTACTTTCAAACCCTTATTGTGCAATTGTTACAAATGCTGAACCAGAACATATGGAATATTATCAATATGACTATGATAAATTTTATGAATCATATGAAAGATTTATAGGTCTTGCTAAAAAAAGAGTATTGAATGGTGAAGATAAAGATATTAAGAAATTAAATATAGATACTGAAAATGCAACATTCCTTTATCCAAGTGTTGATATTAAAAACTTATCATATACTTTAAAAGATAAAGAGCCTTGTACAAGATTTGATTTAAAAGATTTAGGTACATTTGAAGTATGGGGATTTGGTTATCATATTGCTGTTGATGCATCACTTGCAATACTTGCAGCATTAAATGAACTTGATATAGAGACTATTAGAAAAAATCTTTTAAAATATAAAGGTATTAAAAAGAGATTTGATATTGTTCAAGCAAATGATAAATTTGTTGTAATTGATGATTATGCTCATCACCCAACGGAGATTGATGCTACAATGAAATCAATTGAATTATATGATAACTTAACAAATTTAGATAATAGAATTGTTTTATGGCAACCTCATAAGTATTCAAGAACACATGATAATTTAGAGGGTTTCAAAAAGTGTTTTAGAAGATGTGATGAACTTATTATTTTACCTATTTGGACAATTCCAGGTGAGCAAAAACTTGAAATAGATTTTGAAAAAGAATTTGCAGCATATAATCCAATTTTTGCAGATAGAATATCTTCAACGAAGGGAAGAATTGATTTAATAAAAGATGAAAAAATTATTAAATCTTACGATACAGGAATTTTTTTAGGTGTAGGTGCTGGAGATATTACATATCAATTAAGACACTAA